TCTCGTACATCACTTGTGAGTGGCTACTGGAACTCATTTTGCCTCTTCTACTATGATATTATTTCTCTTTTACTGTATTTTTTCCAATCTTTATAGCCCTGTTCAGTTTCTGATATGTTTTGTTTGATGTCAATTTATCTCAAGCAAATAGGTCATGccaaaaaatttagatcaaAATGTCATTTATTTATCTTAACGAGCTtttaacgagcttaacgagcttaacgagctcttaacgaaccgagccgaacAATGGTCTCGGAACgatcttaacgaaccgagctctTCACCAAGCGAGAGATACCCAGCCCTAGATTCCCACGAGCGCCTCCGACACGCACACGGTCACCATGCAAGCTCGCGCCAGGCCCACCAACTTTGCCGGGCGCATGACAACAAGTTGAGAAGGTCCGGGGCGTAGACGAGGCGCCACGGGCCGTGCCTCCCATCCCAACCGGAAAAGGCTGCGCACTTGCACGTACGGCACACGGCGACTCCAGCCGTCCACCGGCCGGGAGCTTTTCAGGGTGGCGCGCTCCTTTTCAGTTTGAGTTCCTCGCAGAACCAAAGAAGAATTCCCATCAAGCGTACTCTTCCCGCACCGCAtcgtctccctctctcccgtTCCCGCGTTTCTTCCGTGTATAGCAGcatcaaggaaaaaaatataaatcgAAAAGCCaacggggagggagggagggagatcgaGGCATACATTCCCGTTGACACAACGAATCTCTCCTTTCCCCGGCCTCTCCATCCACCCCAGAGAACACACGACCAAATATTCTCCTCCCCGGCCGTGCATTCCCCACTAATGCGCCATCAACTGGCGCCAGCCCCGCCAGGGAATTTTTCGTTATTCTAAAGCTAGCTTAACGGCCGGGATGGAGCTAAGCTAATCGATCGCCTCCCCTCGTTGCTTTTgcacggaggaggagacgaaggcGAGATGCCGTGGCGTTGTGGACGGCCCGCCGCCCTTCGCTTCACCCTCAATCCTTTCCTTTCTGTCGCGGCCAACTccagcccaccaccaccaccacctcgcTTTATTCTCTAAGAACCCCccctctcccctcctcctccgtccatTGCAGCTTCTCGCTTCTCGATCCTCCTCTTCCTACTCCCATAGCCGGTTCCCCGTTGACATCGTGATCACCGCCGTTGTTCTTGATACTGACAAGTTCTCTGCTCCGCCGTTATTCctctcgtcgtcgccgtcgtcgtctgcGCCTATATATATGCGGTGTTGGAATACCGGTGTTCTTAAGTAGATGGCCTACCCGTCGAGGTCTTCTGATCGGTGCAGCCACGGTAATCGGAACTCTTTCGGTTCGTCTGTTTCTATTGTCATCATATCACCTTTGCCGTAGCAGACCTCGTCTCGCCTATCTTGTTATTCGTGGATTTTACGTACCGCGGCAGCAGCCATCGTTTGCCTAGCTAGTAGCAGTTTGTCCTTGTCTTGTCTGATAGGAGTAAGATTTTACCTTTTGCTTGCTGCCTTTTCCATATCGATCGTTGCCTCGATTGAACTTAAAAGAATGCATTGTAAAGCGTCGGCGGCCCAATTAGCAACATAAACGGAAGCGGATTAGAAAAGGAGGCGAGATGAATTTTCAGCTATCTTTCTGGGAACACAAAAGGACATGCACGGATCGCCTGAACTGGGTGTTTAGCATGTCCCTTTCGTTAGCAGACTTCGATTTACCGGTCTATTGACGTGTCGGCTAACTAACCATTTTTATAGGCACTTATAATATCCGAGGCTGATGTCCATAAGACTGGCCCCATCATGTTTTCTGAAAGAGAGTTTCTTGTTGTCGCTACCATCAAGCTGGCCCATGCTAATTGCGTGGGGCAAATGCCGATGCAAGCAATGAATGTAGGAAATTGAGGCTCTGCTGAAGCAACGTTAGCTTGGTCACATATCATGAACATTTATCTAACAATCATGCATGATATATCCAGAGGAGGGAAAGGTAGACTGAAACAGACTTATAATCCAGGATAAAAGTACTGAGGTCCACCGAGATAGTGTGACTGAACCTGACGACGCCTACTTCCCCATCGGTGATTCGTGGTAGAACTGGACAAAAGGAAGATACCTCACTGTGATTAGCACGGTGTAGAGGTGCCCATGTTAGTAACCCAAGCAATTTCCTGTGGTGTTCTGTCCCTGTGTTTCTTGATCCTGTTCAGTGCAGGTACACGTCATCTGGCCTTTTTTCTTAATGATATTCCAAGTATGTGCCTTGTCATATAAATTACATAATGATTGTTACTGACTAGTCAGTAGTTCATCGAGGTTCAGAGCTGCTTTGATTATAGCTGTAGTATGTACATTACACAATGACTGAAATCCACCAAATATGTGTACCAATCCAATCTCAAAGTAAGGCCATTTATAAGTGTTCTGGTTTAAGGTCCTTCATCTGATCATAGTTGCTCCAAGGTTAATTTTCGTATCCAAATAAGCTTTCAACTGACAGGAATTGGTAGGTAGGAGGTTGCTCTCCACTATTCAGTTTCAGGCACTTATGTGAGATCCTGATGATACTTCTCTTGGGCCTATGCCGCCTATCTGACGTTAATATTTGCTCCACACACAGAGAGAAGATCCAGCTTCATGAAGTGGCTTTGCGCTTTCTTGAAGGGGACGAAGCCCGGGGAGCCGAACCGGCGGCAGCCTCGGGTGACGGCAGGAGAAGAGAGCACCCTCTGGGAACAAGAACCGCTCAGACCAAAGGTGGTGATACCCTCTTCTCGCCACACCTGTCTTAAATTTTTCGGTGGTACTTAAGCCTTTCTTGCTTTGCTATTTCCAGAGGGAAGATCCACCCAGACATGACAATGAGGAATTGGACCGTCAAATTGCACTGTCTCTTGCAGAGGATGCCAAGCATCCTAAAGGTTGATAGATTATCTTGTATTCTTGTATGCGAAATCTGCCCTGCCTTTCTGATTCGTCTCATAACAAATGCGCCCTTTTGGCTCAATTCCGTGCAGAACGAAACCATAACAAGGGAGAGAATGACGAAGACCTTGCCAAGGCCATACAGGACAGTCTGAACATGAATCCTTACATGCCTCACCATCCCTATGCCCCATCTCAGGCCTTGCCTAGAGCACACAGGTTAGCTACTTTTGTTCATCACCTTTCTGTCGAAAGAGCTCGTGTGTGAATAAACCATCTGCATAATCCTGCAGGGTCTGTGGTGGTTGCAAGCATGAGGTAGGGCATGGCCATTACTTGAGCTGCATGGGAATGTACTGGCATCCTCAGTGCTTTCGTTGTTCTTCCTGTGGCCACCCTATCCGCGAGACCGAGGTAACAAGCTTACACTTCTTGTATTCGAATACACTTCTTCCTGTGGCCACCCTATTTCGAATACACTTCTTGTAGCAGAAAGTGAACTGTTTCCTGTGAAATTTCTGTTCTCCAAGTAGGCCCTTACACTTTTGTGTTTCCCAGTTCACCTTGCTAGGTGCAGAACCATACCACAAGTTGTGCTACAAGGAGCTACACCACCCAAAATGTGATGTCTGCCTTCATTTTGTAAGTTATCTGAATAAACTCCACCCAAAGAAGCTGATAGTCATATTTTGTTAGCATGCCACTGGAACACCACAGCAagaaaaccttttttttataaggAAAGAAAACCTTATTTTTGTGTGCGTGTATTTCTGCAGATCGCCACAAACAGGACGGGCTTGATAGAATACAGAGCACATCCATTCTGGGGCCAGAAGTATTGCCCTTCACATGAGCTTGACCGCACACCTCGTTGCTGTAGCTGTGAGAAAATGGAGGTACATTTTGGTGGCAAAATTGCCAAGGAACAATTGCCCTGCAGCTTTTCTTACATTTCAGCCATTTCAGATTCTACTTGCAAAAATCCACATAAAAATGGGTTCATGGTTTGCCTAGTGCCTTTTGAAAAACAAGGCTAAATGGCAGATTTAAAAGTTAAGATGATTCGAGTTTGGTGTGAAACATATGCAACGGCTATGccgattttgttttcttcaatTGCCACTGCAACCGTAAAATTTTCTTATGCGATTCTGTAGCCAAGGAACACAAAGTATATGTCACTGGGAGACGGCCGCAGTCTGTGCATGGAATGCCTGGATTCCGCTGTCATGGACACCGGTGAATGCCAGCCCCTGTACCATTCTATCAGGGACTACTACGAAGGAATGAACATGAAGCTAGACCAGCAGATACCCATGCTCCTGGTCGAACGGCAAGCGCTCAACGAAGCCATGGAAGGAGAGTGCAGAGTGAGTTTCTATTTCAGTTGATAGTCGACGCCTAAACttggcaaaaagaaaaatgttaaCGCTCATCTGCGCTTTCTTCAGGGTCCTCACCACATGCCTGAAACCAGAGGCCTGTGTCTGTCGGAGGAGCAGACCGTGAGCAGTGTAAGAGCAATATCTCAACCTGAATCGACTTTTACGAGTCAGATTATCCAGGCGATGATCctcctttaattttttttttgtttttgtttctacaGATACTTAGGAGACCCAGGATTGGTGGGAACAGGTTACTGGATATGAGAACTCAACCGCAGAAGCTGACTCGGAGATGTGAAGTCACCGCAATTCTTGTCTTGTATGGCCTCCCCAGGTCAGTTCATTCTTCACTGATCACTTGTCTTATGCCAGAATCAGATGTTGCAATTGTTTctccaaaaaaatatgttgcAAATATAGCGCATCCTAATAAAAAACAATCTGCATATAATTGCAGGCTACTAACTGGCTCCATTCTTGCCCATGAATTGATGCACGGGTGGTTGCGCCTCAAAGGTACAAACAACATTGCACTGCTCTGAATCTTCAACGGCCATTTTACATAATTTGGCCTGAATTTACGAGCTCTGATTAATTGCTGAAATAGGTTACCGAAACCTAAAGCCAGAGGTTGAGGAGGGTATATGCCAAGTCATGTCTTACTTGTGGCTAGAGGCGGAGATCCTTCCAGCTGCTACAAGACACGCCCATCCTTCATCCTCTTAtgcttcgtcttcgtcgtcgtcctcccaCTACCGGCCACCGTCGTCCAAAAAGGGTGGAATATCGCATACCGAGAAGAAGCTCGGCGAGTTCTTCATGCATCAGATCGCCAATGACACCTCAGCGGCGTATGGCGACGGTTTCAGAACTGCATATAAAGCTGTCAACCAGTATGGCCTTCGCCAGACACTGAACCATATACGCTTAACCGGAGGTTTCCCCCTCTAAACACAAAGGAAAGGCCATGTCCATATCGGGCGCAGAACTGCAGCAGATCATACGCAGATGCATAAAGAGATCATTGTGCTtacagaagaaaagaaaaaggattaCAATGACCTTGTGTTTTCAGAGGGGTCATGTGGAAGTGAATCAGAAATGGAACTGCATTTGCTTGAAGTAACAGGGTGTCAGGTGTAATTAATAAGATGACATGAGAAGCACCAATGTAACTTGCAGTATTGCCCATACTAATGTAATGAGgtattttatatatgtgtatgaGTGTAAAGTCCCGCACATAAGCAAATATGACAAGGAGAAGTATACTAATTAAGaacacttgcaggaaaaccATTAGCCCTCAAATTCGAAGCATCTAAGCAGGCTGGAAGCTTTAAGTTTCTTACTGCACAAAACCAATTCTTAAACAAAAGTGTGAATCAGCAATGGAAGTGAACATATGTGATCCCCCAAAAGCTGATAGAAACTATTACAGAATGGAATACAAGCTGTTCCTGGATCAGGCTCTGCCATGGAAAATAGAGATCTGTATAGTGGCCAATGGAACATAATCTTCTCCTTTAGCGAAGATCACCATGCCCAGGGAAGAGTTAAGAGGCTTGAATAGTGGCCAAATTGTGCCCTGCCAATTTTTCAGTCATAATCAAATAGTTGGTCTTTGTTTTAATGATCTTTGCGTACAATTGCAAGCTAGACTATTCACATTCATACAACCAAACTCATAGTCACAAGAGCTCACTTGTCACTTCACATAAATCATACCAGAGGCCGTATTCCAGAGGTATCATGCCGGAGACAATGACTGCATGCACCATTACAAGCTGACAAAAGTTAACATACACATAACGGGAGTGATCAGCAAAATTTTGTAAGACCTACGGCAGTTACTATTCTTTGAGGACACAAAGTTATGAACTCCAAAACTTCGCACCACCTAAATCCTATTATATGCTACAAACTCATCTCTCTGTCTCCGTCCCTCCCTAATCAGCCTCGGACACTATTTTGAGACAAATATCAAAACTGACAAGCTCAGTCAGACACTGAAGATCTATTCAGCTGATGCCCCTCCTGTGAAAATGGATTTCAGTGTCTCATAGGTCATGAAAATGAGGCCGACGCTGGGAACCACTTTGCAGTACTCGGGCAAGATCCCTCTATACAATCCTCTATAACCTTCTGTCCGGATAATATGCCCAAACGTTCCAAATAGTCCGGTCTTGTAGACATTGGCCCTCCCAGCTGCACCTTCCAACTGCTTGCGGCGTCTTACAAGATCCAACGGAAATGTAActggaaaataataattgcaAATGATCACTGTAAGGTGCAGACCATATGGCAGTTCAGAGATAGCAAAAGAATTAAGTTACTTCTTTTTATGTTACTTTAAAAAAGAAGCTTACATACAAAGTCACTCTGAGCCCAAACTGAAGGGAATAGGCAAATGGGAAGtgagaaataaaaatactaATGTCAGTTCCATGACAATTCGTTAAGTACTTATAAGTGGCAagtaagaaataaaaatactaAATATCAGTTCCATGACAATTCGCTAAGAAAGCGGTTTATTGGTTAACCAAGAAgacactctctctctcttgcagATAATTCCATATTCAGGTAAACATTTAGTCTTCTGCCATTCATGTTCGATGACAATTTGTCTTGTTAGACTGTGTTTGGCATCGCCTATTTATCGTTTGGCTAGCCAGCATGTTCCTATCTCTGTGAGTGTTTTTCCACAGAAAATTATAGAATAGGTTCAGCACAACACAGTTTAGCAACCGCAAACTGAGCTCTAGTAACACAGAAGATAATATTCCTAACTTGGAACTGGCCCAGTAAGTTTTTGCGAATCTGAACATGCTTGCTAGATTATCAAAGCACATCTGGTAACAAGGGGCTGTATGTCTATAGGTCACTTACTAGTAGATGATGCAACTCCTGAAAGACTTCCACAAGCCAAACTGATCAAGACAGGGGAATCACATGGCCTGAATTCAACATCAGAGGTTAACACAAGCAAAATTTAATAAGTTGCATGGATATGACTTCGAGCTAAAATGCATCTTGTACACGTTACCTCTCTAGTAGCCAATGGGATCGTAGAGTTTCATACACAGAGAAGCTTATTGCTATGCTGGGGCCTACTCCCTGTGTTTTAAAGGATCATCAAATGaaataacaaaagaaagatgCTCAATAAACTGAAACTTCGAAGAAATGCCAAATGTGCATACGAGTAAAGTTGCACCAAGCCCCTTGTACAGACCCCTGGGACCCTCGTCTCTGCAGATCGCAAAAAGAGCATGAGATATGCCCCTGTAGTAAACCGTGTTCGTCTGCAATCATACAATTGAGAAAAAGAATATTGGTTCAGAAGCTTAGTTGAACACTGCAAAGCTACAACATAGACAATCTATGGTTCAAGGCTCAAAGCAGAGTGCATAAATAAAGTAAGTCTCCTATCCTGAGTGCCAACCAATAAAAAGGGGAATAAAGGGGGTAATTGATTGGTTTTATTGCAGCCAATTATTTGTCCATATCCAATGGTAAGTACCTAAAGAACGTTATCATCAAACAGTTTCTGTTTATCAAGACGACAGAAGAAATGTCCAAAGTGTTACTTCTCTCCAGTAAGAAATGAAATCATTTGGAACTGTAGTCTTTTGCACACGGAAATTAACTTGCCCATGGGCATGTCAAGTGAACATTTCACAATAGTTTCTACAAATTTCTACGCACGGTTGGTGACAGCAGCTTACCTGAGCAGCCAGGCGTGTCCGTACCAAGTCCAGTGGATATGTCAAAGAAGCTGCTGTTATTCCAGACAAACCACCACCCACCATTCTGACACCAACATCGGCACCAAATCCACCATTGTTGTTGAGACCAGGTATCATCTGAAGCCACTGCACGCCTCAAACTTAACAAATTAAGCACAGCAAAAAGTAACAAAGAATAGGCATGCAAATTCCATACAAAAGCACCTGCACTTACATCTTTATATCTCTCATATGTATAGAAACTAATTGAGGAGTAAGGTAAACGGTGTGCAATTGTTACAAGATTTCCTTTCCAGAACGCTCGAAAACCTTCTTCATACACAATGCGGGATGCCTCACGCCATATGCTAGTATTGCGCATGGTAGCTACATCTGAATGCATTCCTTGCACCTGCAAATAGatatataaaattcatgaATTTTATTAGCAAACACATACTATTGTCAAGAAAAAAGCACGATATTGCGTGCCTGTTTTACCCATAGCGCCAAGCCAGGACTTCTTCAAGAACATGAATTGCATTTGGATCTGTCTTTATAGTTTTAAAAGTTTTGCCTTAGTCTAGAGTTGCTCTTAAAAAATGTATCCAATTCCCATTTCTCCACTATTCGGAAGCAGGACCGTCCCCAAGCAACTCAATGAAGTAAGATACACTCATTGCTTACTAAAAACCCGCAATTAGCATTAGGCAACAGAGCAGGTTGGCGAGGAAACAAAAATCACAAAGCAGTCCGCGCGACATTAAAAGGGAAGAGAAAGCAAGAGACTGGCCGCTCTCGATTTAAGACGCACCTGGAAGAGAATGGTGAggcgggcgagcggcgcggTGCAGGTCTTGCTGACGGCGCcagcgacgccgccggcgaggagatGAAGCGTCGTTCCGAGCTGCGGCTGGTGGCGGTGCacctgcggctgcggctgttgctgctgaGTCGAGTACCTCCGTGCGGCCGCAGCCGTAGCGCCGTCCATAGTTGCGGCGGCCATCCCAACCCCCGCCTCCGTCTGCATCCGCCCCTTTGCTcgtcctccctcgtcgccaGCCCAACACCACCCCTAGAGTGTGGACTCGGTTGACCGGATCAGCGACTGCGAGAGTCGCGTGAAGAGAACGCGGAAGTTAAACCCTAGAGTTTGGGGGCGGGATGGTGAGCACCGAGCTTTAGGGTTTGGGGATATTttctccctcttttttttgccttcCAAACAGGGGTCGGCACGGCAGGCGCGAATAAGATACACAGAGACCGGCTCAAGGTGAAAGTCGAGACCGACTTGGAGAGAAACACGTCGTTGTTTTTACCCAAAAAATATCTCAATGAGCGAAAAATTTGCGTAACTACACTTCGTACACCGTCGGAATATTGAATTTCCATCAGTCATAAGACTTCACCATTCAAAAGAAAACTACCCcgacagaagaagaaaatccgCGAAGCGGTGGATGGAAACCGAGGTCGGTTCCGCGGTGGAATATCCATGGTATCGCCGGGAATGTGCTTCCCCGGCGGCTACCCCCGTGCCGCGCTGTGTTGTACACGTAGCCAGGCGAGCGGACGCCTCCGGCCTCTTCGCGTGTTCGGAAATCACGATGGACCCGACGATACGCGCGGCTGGGCCGAGTTGCAGCCGAAACAAAGTCCCCGCCACTTCCGtgtcttttctttcttctttttttagcgACCGTGTCTTTTCTTTCGATCTGCACTGATTTGCTTGGCGCGGGCAAACCAAAGCTAGGATGGGCCATCCATCATGCGCCCCAGCCCTGTACTGCAGGCTGCATCCAGGGCCGGCCTCCTACTCGTAGAATGGGCCCAGTGGGCTGACAAATGGTCCGGATGCTGGCCCCACTGGAGCAGTCTTTAGCCCGTACCGTCGGTCGTCGTACCTGCAGACGGCTGACCCGACAGGCCGTCGCTCGTGGGTTAGGTGGCTGCCGCCCGGTGCCGGTGTGGGCTTGTTGCGAGATCGTGGATACTGTCCTGAACACGACTACGACTCgagcagaagaaaaaaccAGCGATGCTACTGTTTGATGCGAGTGTGCGAGAGCTCGATCTCGTGATTCCTCGTGACCGTGTTTGGCGGGGCACCAAACAGTGAGGCCAGCTACCCGTCCCGGTCCCGAATTGCTGGATGCTTGGATCCATCTATCATTGCCAAGTATAAGCTGCTGCTACAGTATAAACCAAAGCATGTGTACTTGCTTAGAGCCGCTAAAGTCTACAGGTGCTTTGCCTCTATCAGTTTGAGAACTGAGATACGATTCCATATTTCCATGCCGCAGAAAGATGTACTTTCCATACCGGAGGTAACTTCGGTAGCACTGCATTCGAGATCCGCATGGACTTTCATCGCTTACGTCTGAACACGTGAGAACGAACGATTCAGGTGTCAAAGATGGACTGCtagtagtaaaaaaaatgactgCCGGTAAAATGAAGGTTTTCGACAGAGGCCCTCGAGCTGAGAGCtgtaaaaagaaaggaagcGTCCGATCGCAGATGTCAATCCATCACACCAGCAATAACCCGGCCGCTactcgccaaaaaaaaaaacaatatccCGGCCGCGCAGGACTGCCCGACAACGCGGCACCGGCAAGTACGGCACGAGCGTGAAAAATAGGCAAACGCCGCGCTGTACCGAAGCGTTCTCTTCCCCCCGGCAGCCTCCATTTGGCTCCCGACCCCGGCCGGACCGGTAGCCTTTGGATTCTTCCAAAGCCATTGATGCATGGGGCCGTGACAAACATCCACTATCTTTATCGAAAGCAGCTCGATATCGTATTTAGCCGTATAGGCCTCGCTCGGGCTTTATCTCTAGCGTTTGTTGCTCCCCGCTTTTGCCGGGTCTCCCGAACCTTTGTTGTCAATTGTACAGGCTACAATAGTTCTTTTTTTGGATCGTGGTCGCagggagaaggaaaaggaggcAGCGGGAACAGTCGAATTCGAGCTCCGTGAGATTCCACGACGGGACGGAAAGCTGGTTCTTTAATTCACGATCGGGTCAGGATGAGATTCCTCAAATCATTTCGATGCGTTTTTCCTCCTCCTGGCCCCGGCCGCGCGTATCGTCGTCACCCCTTATCTCCTCCCGTGAGCTAGCTTCCGTTTCCTGCTTAGCTGCTAGCCACGTTGCTGACGAACGAAACGATCCTGGTTAAAAAATGTAGCCGTCGCGTGTTCC
This is a stretch of genomic DNA from Brachypodium distachyon strain Bd21 chromosome 1, Brachypodium_distachyon_v3.0, whole genome shotgun sequence. It encodes these proteins:
- the LOC100839944 gene encoding protein DA1-related 2 isoform X1, with the protein product MAYPSRSSDRCSHGNRNSFERRSSFMKWLCAFLKGTKPGEPNRRQPRVTAGEESTLWEQEPLRPKREDPPRHDNEELDRQIALSLAEDAKHPKERNHNKGENDEDLAKAIQDSLNMNPYMPHHPYAPSQALPRAHRVCGGCKHEVGHGHYLSCMGMYWHPQCFRCSSCGHPIRETEFTLLGAEPYHKLCYKELHHPKCDVCLHFIATNRTGLIEYRAHPFWGQKYCPSHELDRTPRCCSCEKMEPRNTKYMSLGDGRSLCMECLDSAVMDTGECQPLYHSIRDYYEGMNMKLDQQIPMLLVERQALNEAMEGECRGPHHMPETRGLCLSEEQTVSSILRRPRIGGNRLLDMRTQPQKLTRRCEVTAILVLYGLPRLLTGSILAHELMHGWLRLKGYRNLKPEVEEGICQVMSYLWLEAEILPAATRHAHPSSSYASSSSSSSHYRPPSSKKGGISHTEKKLGEFFMHQIANDTSAAYGDGFRTAYKAVNQYGLRQTLNHIRLTGGFPL
- the LOC100839944 gene encoding protein DA1-related 2 isoform X2 → MAYPSRSSDRCSHERRSSFMKWLCAFLKGTKPGEPNRRQPRVTAGEESTLWEQEPLRPKREDPPRHDNEELDRQIALSLAEDAKHPKERNHNKGENDEDLAKAIQDSLNMNPYMPHHPYAPSQALPRAHRVCGGCKHEVGHGHYLSCMGMYWHPQCFRCSSCGHPIRETEFTLLGAEPYHKLCYKELHHPKCDVCLHFIATNRTGLIEYRAHPFWGQKYCPSHELDRTPRCCSCEKMEPRNTKYMSLGDGRSLCMECLDSAVMDTGECQPLYHSIRDYYEGMNMKLDQQIPMLLVERQALNEAMEGECRGPHHMPETRGLCLSEEQTVSSILRRPRIGGNRLLDMRTQPQKLTRRCEVTAILVLYGLPRLLTGSILAHELMHGWLRLKGYRNLKPEVEEGICQVMSYLWLEAEILPAATRHAHPSSSYASSSSSSSHYRPPSSKKGGISHTEKKLGEFFMHQIANDTSAAYGDGFRTAYKAVNQYGLRQTLNHIRLTGGFPL
- the LOC100840253 gene encoding mitochondrial substrate carrier family protein B gives rise to the protein MQTEAGVGMAAATMDGATAAAARRYSTQQQQPQPQVHRHQPQLGTTLHLLAGGVAGAVSKTCTAPLARLTILFQVQGMHSDVATMRNTSIWREASRIVYEEGFRAFWKGNLVTIAHRLPYSSISFYTYERYKDWLQMIPGLNNNGGFGADVGVRMVGGGLSGITAASLTYPLDLVRTRLAAQTNTVYYRGISHALFAICRDEGPRGLYKGLGATLLGVGPSIAISFSVYETLRSHWLLERPCDSPVLISLACGSLSGVASSTITFPLDLVRRRKQLEGAAGRANVYKTGLFGTFGHIIRTEGYRGLYRGILPEYCKVVPSVGLIFMTYETLKSIFTGGASAE